The bacterium DNA segment ATTTTTTAAAAATGATTGAAGTAATGAAAAGAAATAATGCTGAAGTTGTGTATGGTTCAAGAATTCTTGGAAAAGGTAAAAAATCATCTTTCTTCTTTTATTTAGGAGGCAGGTTCCTTTCTTGTATTGTAAATATACTTTATAATGCAAAAATAACTGATGAGCCAACTTGTTATAAAATGTTCAGAACAGATGTTATTAAGAAGATAAATTTGAAATGCACTGGTTTTGAATTTTGTCCAGAAGTAACCGCAAAAGTTAGAAAAATGGGCTATAAAATTTTTGAGGTTCCTATTCACTATATACCAAGAAGTATAAAGGAAGGGAAAAAAATAAGGTTGAAAGATGGAATTATTGCTACATGGACACTTATAAAATACAAATTTATTGATTAAAATTAGTTTAACCGTATAAATTCAACCCCCGCGGTTATAAAAATGGTAAAATGTCCAATTTGTAAAAGTAGAAGTCGGTTAATATGGAAAGAAAAAAAACATAAGGTTTTTAGATGTAAAAATTGTAAAATTGCTTTTTTATATCCAATACCAGAAAGTAGTGAAAAAATATATAACAGAAAATACTTTGAAAATTGGTATTTGAGATATTATGATGAAAGGAAAAGATATTTTGAAAAATTATTTAATAATAAATTAAAAAATTACTTGCCTGAGCAAGGAAAAATACTTGATGTTGGCTGTGGAGTTGGGATTTTTTTAGATATAGTGAAAGAAAAAAATTATGATGTTTATGGGCAGGATATTTCTCCATTTGCTGTTGAATATTGTAGAAAAAAAGGTTTTAATATTTTTGACAAACCATTGCCAGAGATAAGTTTACCTGAAAACTTTTTTGATATTATTACAATATTTGATGTAATTGCTCATTTAGGAAATCCTGTTGAATATATTAAAATATGTAAAAGAATTTTAAAACCAGGGGGTATTTTAATAATCAAAACTCCTTACCAACCAAATTATCTTTTCTTTCTTGCTAATATTTTATCGTTTACAGGAAAAAGTAAAGGGCTATTACATATTCCCGCTCAGATTTTCCATTTTAGTTATAAAACATTTGAATATATGAGCAAAAACTTTAACTTTTCAAAAATTTTTATGTTTAATATTAGAGAATTTTTCCCAGATATTATTTCTATTTCTCTTTTGAAAAAATTTGTTTTAAATGAAAAGTCAATAATTTTTATTGCTAAAAAATGAATAATAATAGAATTAGATTGTTTTTTTTGATAATT contains these protein-coding regions:
- a CDS encoding glycosyltransferase family 2 protein: MKLSVIIPVYNERDTINKIIEKVRKVPIEKEIIIVDDGSTDGTQNILKNFNNKDIKVILKEKNEGKGMSIREGLKYVSGDIVVIQDADLEYEPMDFLKMIEVMKRNNAEVVYGSRILGKGKKSSFFFYLGGRFLSCIVNILYNAKITDEPTCYKMFRTDVIKKINLKCTGFEFCPEVTAKVRKMGYKIFEVPIHYIPRSIKEGKKIRLKDGIIATWTLIKYKFID
- a CDS encoding class I SAM-dependent methyltransferase codes for the protein MVKCPICKSRSRLIWKEKKHKVFRCKNCKIAFLYPIPESSEKIYNRKYFENWYLRYYDERKRYFEKLFNNKLKNYLPEQGKILDVGCGVGIFLDIVKEKNYDVYGQDISPFAVEYCRKKGFNIFDKPLPEISLPENFFDIITIFDVIAHLGNPVEYIKICKRILKPGGILIIKTPYQPNYLFFLANILSFTGKSKGLLHIPAQIFHFSYKTFEYMSKNFNFSKIFMFNIREFFPDIISISLLKKFVLNEKSIIFIAKK